One Brassica napus cultivar Da-Ae chromosome A1, Da-Ae, whole genome shotgun sequence genomic region harbors:
- the LOC106440569 gene encoding UDP-galactose/UDP-glucose transporter 2, which translates to MKEEQSRTLFGISLSDRPTWQQFLICTSGFFFGYLVNGVCEEYVYNRLQFSFGWYFTFIQGFVYLFLIYLQGFTTKHIVNPMRTYVKLSAVLMGSHGLTKGSLAYLNYPAQIMFKSTKVLPVMIMGAFIPGLRRKYPVHEYISAFLLVLGLILFTLADAQMSPNFSMIGILMISGALIMDAFLGNLQEAIFTMNPETTQMEMLFCSTVVGLPFLFVPMVLTGELFRAWTACSQHPYVYGVLVFEAMATFIGQVSVLSLIALFGAATTALITTARKGVTLLLSYLIFTKPLTEQHGSGLLLIAMGIVLKMVPMDSKPPSKIQARPAVRKDGGEGERGDEEERKSLV; encoded by the exons atgaaggAGGAACAATCAAGAACTCTGTTTGGAATATCTCTGTCTGATCGACCAACTTGGCAACAGTTTCTCATTTGCACTTCTGGTTTCTTCTTTGGCTACCTCGTTAACGGAGTTTGCGAG GAATATGTTTATAATCGGCTCCAATTTAG CTTTGGTTGGTACTTCACGTTTATACAAGGATTTGTCTACTTGTTCCTCATCTACCTTCAAGGGTTCACCACAAAACATATTGTGAATCCCATGAGAACTTATGTGAAACTCTCTGCTGTTCTCATGGGATCACATGGTTTAACCAAAGGATCTTTGGCTTATCTCAACTATCCAGctcaaatcatgttcaaatCCACCAAG GTGTTGCCGGTAATGATAATGGGAGCGTTCATACCCGGTTTGAGAAGAAAATACCCGGTCCATGAATACATTTCAGCGTTCTTGTTGGTTCTTGGTTTGATCCTTTTCACATTAGCAGACGCACAAATGTCTCCTAATTTCAGTATGATCGGTATTTTGATGATTTCTGGTGCGTTGATCATGGATGCTTTCTTGGGTAATCTTCAGGAAGCCATTTTCACGATGAATCCCGAGACAACTCAg ATGGAGATGCTTTTCTGCTCAACGGTTGTTGGATTGCCCTTCTTGTTCGTTCCCATGGTCTTAACCGGTGAGCTTTTCCGTGCGTGGACTGCGTGCTCACAA CATCCGTACGTGTATGGAGTGCTTGTATTCGAAGCCATGGCCACATTCATCGGTCAAGTCTCTGTTCTATCGCTCATTGCACTCTTTGGAGCCGCTACAACCGCCTTA ATAACAACAGCGAGGAAAGGTGTTACGTTGTTGCTGTCGTATTTGATATTCACAAAGCCATTAACAGAACAGCACGGATCGGGGTTGCTGTTGATAGCAATGGGAATTGTATTGAAGATGGTACCGATGGATAGTAAACCTCCGAGCAAGATTCAGGCGAGACCAGCGGTTAGGAAAGATGGAGGTGAGGGTgagagaggagatgaagagGAGAGAAAGTCACTGGTTTAA